The sequence CCAATGTGGGAGAGGCGTACACCATCGCTGATATTGCTGATAGCTTTGTGCAGGATTTCGATAGAGGCATTGACAAGACGGGCATGGTGGTGAATATCTTCGCCTAAAATGAAGGAACCGCCATTGTCAGCATAGTATCCCGCCAGTTCTGCGGACACATCCACATTTACCAGGTCGCCGGGTTGTAAAATTCTCTTTGCAGAAGGGATACCGTGGGCAACTTCATTGTTCACGCTGATGCAGGTAAACCCAGGAAATCCGTAAGTGATTTTTGGTGCTGATCTGGCGCCCATTTGTTGTAATAAGGCGCCCCCATACTCATCCAGTTCTTTCGTAGACATGCCGGGTGCGGCATATTGACGCATCTGCTGCAACACTTTGCCAACTACTTCACTGATGGCCTGCATGCCGGTTAGTTCTGTTGTGGATGTAATGGACATAATTTCTCCTTTTTTGCTGAAAATGGATTTGGTGAATGGGCTTCCCCTTAAGGAAATTATTTCCTGAAAATGAGGCGCATGCCTGCTGGCAAATCGCTTTTTTTTCAGAAAAACCCCTGCTGATTTCCACTTTCAGGAATGTATTAAATCAGTTTTTCAAGGCAGGCTATGATGCTGGCATGGATGTCTGCAATGGTACGCATCTCGTTTGCCC is a genomic window of Chitinophaga sp. LS1 containing:
- the map gene encoding type I methionyl aminopeptidase; the encoded protein is MSITSTTELTGMQAISEVVGKVLQQMRQYAAPGMSTKELDEYGGALLQQMGARSAPKITYGFPGFTCISVNNEVAHGIPSAKRILQPGDLVNVDVSAELAGYYADNGGSFILGEDIHHHARLVNASIEILHKAISNISDGVRLSHIGRIVEDAAREKGYRVIRNLVGHGIGRSLHEAPREIPNFYDRFNRTRFRSNSVVAIETFISTGANYAETLGDGWTLVTKDGSFVAQHEHTVLVTSGEPIILTASNGI